One part of the Verrucomicrobiales bacterium genome encodes these proteins:
- a CDS encoding DUF1080 domain-containing protein, giving the protein MKTIPLLLALCLAMVASAADQIPTFLEPAAGGRDYLDQGEYKNSWGGAQIIALGDDNFRMVTYPGGLPGDGWNKETRTEVPGKRDGKKIVFTGENGYRAELADGKITITTATGGPYTMEKTARKSPTLGAPAPAGAVVLLDGSSADAWEGGHLDDRKLLAAGCKSKQAFGNFTAHLEFLLPFKPLGRGQDRGNSGVYVQDRYEIQVLDSFGLKGENNECGGLYTQAKPAVNMCFPPLTWQTYDIEFTAATYDAAGTKTKNAILTLKHNGVTIHDHFELKGPTPGNGRKEDATPGPFQLQGHGNPVFYRNIWVVPRS; this is encoded by the coding sequence GATTCCCACGTTCCTCGAACCCGCCGCCGGTGGCCGAGACTACCTGGATCAAGGTGAATACAAAAACAGCTGGGGTGGAGCCCAGATCATCGCTTTGGGCGACGACAATTTCCGCATGGTGACCTATCCAGGCGGACTTCCGGGCGATGGCTGGAACAAGGAGACGCGCACCGAAGTACCGGGAAAGCGCGACGGCAAGAAGATCGTGTTCACGGGTGAGAATGGCTATCGCGCGGAGTTGGCCGACGGCAAGATCACCATTACCACAGCCACAGGCGGACCTTACACCATGGAGAAAACCGCGCGGAAGAGCCCAACCCTGGGCGCACCCGCTCCCGCCGGAGCCGTAGTCTTGTTGGATGGCTCCAGCGCCGACGCCTGGGAAGGCGGGCATTTGGACGACCGAAAACTCCTCGCGGCGGGATGCAAGAGCAAGCAGGCGTTCGGCAATTTCACTGCCCATCTAGAATTCCTCCTCCCCTTCAAGCCGCTCGGCCGTGGACAAGATCGCGGGAACAGCGGCGTCTATGTCCAAGATCGGTATGAGATTCAAGTTCTGGACAGCTTCGGCCTCAAGGGCGAGAACAACGAGTGTGGCGGCCTCTACACCCAGGCCAAGCCGGCCGTCAACATGTGCTTCCCGCCGTTGACCTGGCAGACCTACGACATCGAGTTCACCGCCGCCACCTACGACGCCGCCGGAACGAAGACCAAGAACGCCATCCTGACCTTGAAACACAATGGCGTGACCATTCATGACCACTTTGAACTCAAGGGACCTACACCGGGCAACGGCCGCAAGGAAGACGCGACCCCGGGACCTTTCCAACTGCAGGGTCACGGAAATCCGGTGTTCTATCGCAATATCTGGGTGGTGCCCCGCTCCTAA
- a CDS encoding patatin-like phospholipase family protein, whose product MNYRGTIACLLASVWMAMTTGCGTLRHRNALPELHSVHAQIPGYTDIRDWGDQHSPVLRRSVEQALHQQAAHTGQSVQTLASQPVSILALSGGGMNGAFGAGFLCGWTQHGSRPQFDLVTGISAGSLLAPFAFLGTNHDGTLCQIQAELGPKGIVRRKGFLHLLREDSLFDTTPLQRLLERYITPELVEQIAQEHAKGRRLWVGTANLDSRRPVIWDLGAVAASNRPDAPELFRQVLLASSAIPGAFPPVYFNVEANGRTFDEMHVDGGVGFQVFAYGVVVNLDNELRQADKQLPARPARLFIIRNGELRPHYHPVNARVVPIIMNSINTLTYRQSMGDLYRMFAYAGRDQVDFNLAGLPSDYRPQTQTEFDPEEMKRLFDLGQDLARRGYQWIRTPPGYGPTD is encoded by the coding sequence ATGAACTACCGAGGGACTATAGCCTGTCTGCTGGCCTCGGTATGGATGGCGATGACCACCGGCTGCGGTACCCTCCGACACCGGAACGCGCTGCCGGAATTACACTCCGTCCACGCCCAGATCCCGGGCTACACCGACATCCGCGATTGGGGAGACCAGCACAGTCCGGTGCTCCGGAGGAGTGTCGAACAAGCACTCCACCAGCAAGCCGCGCACACCGGACAATCAGTGCAAACGCTGGCCTCCCAACCCGTGTCAATCCTGGCGCTGTCCGGGGGCGGCATGAACGGGGCCTTCGGTGCCGGATTTCTCTGCGGATGGACTCAGCACGGTTCCCGGCCCCAATTCGATTTGGTGACCGGCATCAGCGCCGGATCTTTGCTGGCCCCGTTCGCCTTTCTGGGCACCAATCACGATGGCACCCTTTGCCAAATCCAAGCTGAGCTGGGTCCGAAAGGAATCGTCCGGCGCAAGGGGTTTCTCCACCTCCTGCGCGAAGACTCGTTGTTCGATACCACTCCATTGCAGCGGTTGCTCGAGCGCTACATCACACCCGAGCTGGTTGAACAGATTGCTCAGGAACACGCCAAGGGCCGCCGGTTGTGGGTAGGAACTGCGAACCTCGACTCCCGTCGTCCGGTGATCTGGGACCTGGGCGCGGTCGCCGCGAGCAATCGTCCGGACGCCCCGGAACTGTTCCGCCAGGTCCTACTCGCCTCTTCGGCAATCCCAGGAGCCTTCCCGCCGGTCTACTTCAACGTGGAAGCGAATGGTCGGACGTTTGACGAAATGCACGTGGACGGCGGTGTGGGCTTCCAGGTATTCGCCTACGGGGTGGTCGTAAACCTGGATAACGAACTCCGACAAGCCGACAAACAGTTACCCGCCCGGCCCGCCCGCCTGTTTATCATCCGCAACGGGGAACTCCGACCCCATTACCATCCCGTGAATGCACGGGTGGTGCCAATCATCATGAATTCCATCAACACCCTGACCTACCGGCAATCCATGGGTGACTTGTATCGGATGTTCGCTTATGCGGGACGCGACCAGGTTGATTTCAATCTCGCCGGCCTTCCTTCGGACTACCGCCCGCAGACTCAGACCGAGTTTGACCCGGAGGAAATGAAACGGCTGTTCGACCTGGGGCAGGATCTAGCCCGCCGCGGATATCAGTGGATCAGAACCCCTCCCGGCTACGGCCCCACAGATTAG